AGGTAAAGCATCATTCGTTCTTGGTCTATGTTTCATCTCTGAAGGCGCAATCCCATTCGCAGCGAAAGATCCAATGCGTGTTATCCCAGCTTGTATGGCAGGTGGTGCACTAACTGGCGCTCTATCAATGATGTTTGGTGCACAGCTAATGGCTCCACACGGCGGCTTATTCGTACTACTGATTCCTGGCGCTATCTCTCCAGTTCTTATGTACCTAGTGGCGATTGCAGCGGGTACAGCAGTAACAGGCTTTGGTTACGCAGCTCTTAAAAAGATGAGCGATTCTAAGGCAACTGCAGAGGCTTAATCCCCCTACTCTGGTTAACGGTTCAATCCGATAACCAGAGGCTCTTGATAAACTGTTCCTTAAAACAAAGGCTCCTCATTTGAGGAGCCTTTTTATTATTCGTATAAAACCGGCAGCTGGAAAGAGAAAGTAACTCCCTCCACATCGTCATCATCTATGTGGCGAATCATCTCCACCAAATAGCCATTCACATCTAACTGTAAACCTTGCTGATTAACCGCATTAAATAGCGCTTCTAAGGCGGTGCTATAAGCCACATCTGAAACCAGATAAACATCGCTACATAAGTAGTAGCCTTTAGGGACGATCTTGTCGTAACGGTCTCTGGCGACTTGCCAGTTTCCGATTTCAGCGTCGATGTCATCCCACTTATTATTCATTTGCTTGATCGGTGTGGTGCCCATCAAGTGCGTCGATTTCTGACCATAGATTTCAAACACGGTGTCCCAATCAGGATCTTCCAGCTTAAGCTTTTTCATACCGCGTTCCGGATACCAAACCAACTCTGTCGGCATCGACTTAACCAGTTCTTTTTCCATTGAAGACTGCACACCCGGATGCGCCAATCTCAGGATGAAATCCGCCGTCTCCTTGGGTGTCGCGTTGTAGCCCATCTCTCGAATATGTTTTGCCGTAACCCCTAATTCACGCTTCAGCGCCTTACCTAAAGACTGTGAGGATGAGAAGCCGCAATACTGAGCTATTTCAATCACGCTCCACGGTTCATCATTGATCAACAGACTCACTGCGATTTGTAATCGAACGCGACTCAAATATTGTCCCGGCGTTTCGTTGAACAGCTCAGTAAACTGACGATGAAAGTGATAAGGCGAAATCGCGCTTTCGGTGGCTATCTCTTCCCATGTACGACGTTCACCCCACTCTTCATGCATTAAGGTAAGTGCATGGCCAAAGCGTTTTTGAAGGTGCTCTGGTAAAGATTCAATCAATGCAATCTCTGGCACCAGTTTAAAGCCAGGCACTGAGTGATAGTCAGGTTTGCTCTGTTGCGTCATACGGTCTTTGTTCTCAGGTACATTGGGGTTGCTCTCGAACAGCTTGGCTTCACTATCGTCTTTGTCCTTAATAAAATCAATCACGAGCGATCCAAACTGAGTGCTTCTAATGAATCTTGTTCGCTAGGTTCTTTTTCAATTAGATTTTCAAGTAAAGGCGGCTTACGGCAAAACAGGCCAAGGAGCACAGGGATCAAAATCAGAGTTACTGCTGTGGCAAACAACTCGCCAAACACCAAGGATACCGCCGCTGGTTTCAAGTATTGCGCCTGTTCAGCAGTTTCACTTAGCAATGGTAACAACCCACATACAGTGGTAATCGTGGTTAAGAAAATCGCTCTTAAACGGCTGGTACCCGCAATGACTAAAGCTTGCTGTAACGGCACACCTTGGCGATATTCACTATTAAAGCGAGTGATCAGCACCAGCGAGTCGTTAATCACGATACCTGTCATGGCCATCATGCCGAACATTGAGAGAATGCTGATGGGCAAATCCATCAAGTAGTGACCAAAAATAGCGCCTGCAAAACCAAACGGTATGACCGCCATGATGATCATCGGCTGCCAATAAGACTTCAATGGCACCGCCAACAAAATGTAGATCATCAATAGAGTCAAAATCATTGCTGATTTAAAGCCATCCGACACTTCCCCTATCTCTTCAAACTCACCGCCCGCTTTGATGGTTACGCTTGGATATTGTAGGTGCAGAGACTCAATCGTATCTTCGAGTTGCTCACGTGTTTTCTCTGGTGATTGCAGGTCGCGGTTCTGCTTCCAATACAGATTGATCACTTGTTCTCGGTCGCGACGGTAAACCACTTGCGGCTCTTGCTCATGACGAAATTCAGCAATATCGCCCATCATCACACTGCCACCGTTCGGCAACATAATGATGGCTTGCTGTAGCTGAGCTAAGGTTCTGCGCTCCTCTCTTGGATATTGCAGCAGCACCTTGGTCTCTTGCCCATTTTCTAATAGGCGATGGACTTCTCTTTCGCCAAACGCTTCGCCTGCTAGCTGAGCCAGTTTCGCTTGAGTTAACCCTAGCTGCTGGCCATATTGATTCAATACCAAACGAACTTGCGGTAACCCATCCTGACCATCATCGTAAACATCCGAAACGCCTTTTAGCAAAGCGAGAGTATCTGCTAGCTGTTCACTCACTCTTGATGCAAGCTCACGATCATTAGAGGAGATCGTTAAGAATGTGCCACCAGCAGGCTCCTCTGCTGCGCTGAATTTCACCGAATAAGCGCCTTCTATTTGGCCTGTATTTTCTCGCCATCGCTTCAACAGTAAGTTACCCGGCAATAAGCTTAAAGATTCATTGGTGAGCTCGGCGGTCACTTCAATTTCACCATAACCATCAGACCACGCAAGTAGGTTTACCACAGGCTTTTCTTGTAATGGGTAATCGTCCATCAAGCCTTTCTCAACCTGCGTCATCGCTTGCTCTACTTGCAACAAAGCTTGGCGCTGCAGTGGCAACGGCGCGCCATCTTCCAGTTCAATAACCGCAGTGATGTAGCGCCCCGGAATTTCAGGGAACAACGCACTGCGAATCGCACCATTCGACCACATGCCATAAGCCAATGCGATAACCGCCACAAACCCAAGCAAAAACGCCACTTTGTAACCAAGTGAAAACTCCAATACTGGCTTGTAGATGTTGAGATTAAACCACTGCAACCCGCCTTGAGCGGCATTCTGAATTTTGGCGAAGATACTTGTAGATGGCTTTTTCACAGAGAGCTGAGCCAAGTGTGACGGTAGAATAAATTTGCTCTCGATAAGTGAGAAGATCAAAGCGAAGATCACCACAGCCGAAAATCCAGCAAGCACCTTGGCTAACTCATTGTTAACCCAGAGCATTGGAGAGAATGCCGCAATTGTAGTGAGCACACCAAACACGGTTGCGACTGACACGGAATGAACGCCCTGCCAAGCCGCTGTTTTTCCATTTATATTAGAGGGGCCGTTTATATTAGGAGAATAGCCGACGTTACCCGTCCGTTTTTCATGTATCGCTTCCCCTACAACCACAGCATCGTCCACCAGCACACCGAGCACCAAGATAAAGCCAAATAGAGTGATATCGTTGATGCTGTAGTTAAACCACTGCATTGCGGCGAGCGTTCCTGTAAGTGCTATCGGAATCCCCATCGCGACCCAAAACGCGAGCCTAATCTCAAGAAATATCCCAAGTAAGATCAGCACAATTATCAGGCCTTGCCATGCATTTTCGCTCAAACGAAACAGCTGCTCTTCAATGTAAGGTGCCATGTCAGCCATGGTATTCAGCTCTATATCCGACGGCAAAATCGCGCGTTGCGCATCCAGTGTTTCACTGATCGCTTCGCTGACTTTAAGCAGATTGTCGGTTTGGCTAGTACTGACCAATAACGCGATGGCGTTAGAGCCGTTGTTACGCACGATAGAGCCGCTGTATTGGTAGCCACGGGTCAGCTTGGCGATGTCTCCCAATTGTATTTTCCCGTTGCTTCCCGAAATCACGACAAGCTGATTCAGTTTCTGCACATCATCGGCGTAACCGTCACCACGAATCACCATTCGGCCTTTGTCACTAATTAGCTCACCGCTGCGAGACTCAAGTGAACGCTGCTCAACTAAACTTGCGAGATCTTCCAAGCTCAGCCCTAACGCTTTAAGTTGGTCAGGATCAGGCTCGATAACCAGTTGAGATGTGCGAGTTCCCCAATTTGATACCTTCGAGATACGCGGATTCTTCTTCAGTGCTTGTTCAAGTTGCTTGGCGATAGGTTGCAGCTCATCATCAGTTCTTGGCCCTGATACCACAACAAACGCGGTTAAGTTGGTAAATTCGTTACGCACCACTTGTGGTCTTTCTGCTTGCACAGGAAAGCCATTGATAGCATTGACTTGATTACGAATGTCATCCAACAGCTTGTCTAAATCTGTACTGCTGGTTTTACGTACCTCAACTCTAGACACGCCAGCACTCGATTGGCTTGTGATCTGTTTGATGCCAGCAATGCCGCTGATCGATTCTTCGATTCGCTGGGTAACACTCTCATCGATCTGTTGCGCCGTACCGCCAGGGTAAGTAACACTGATACTGATGGAAGAGGGAGCGATTTGTGGAAACGACTCGACACGCAACTGCCCAAACGCCAACACACCACTGATAACAATCGCCATCATCAACAAATTGGCGGCGACTGGGTTATTAATAAACCATTTTGTCATCCAACTCATTGGTTTGATTCCTTAATCTGTGCTGCATCAGATTTGCCAGCAAGCATGCCTTCAGAATGAACTTCATTGAATCTAGGCTCGACTTGCTTACCAATTAGCATTGAAGAAAGCGGATATTGCACCACGCGACGAGTCTTATCACTTTGATCGTTGAAGCGAATATCAAGCTCTTGGCTGCCTTGCCCGATAAGCGTTACCGACTCTTTTCGTAAACGATTACCAACGTCTAACGTCCATACATACCCGTCTCGCGTCATCGCACTTAAAGGCACGCTGACTACGTTATCCTTCAGCCCCAGATTAACCACCGCCTGAACCTGTTGATTTGGAAACAGTCTTGGCTTGCTTTGATAAGGCGCCTCAACCGAAAGCACGACTTGTTTTTGACGAGTGACCGAATCAACTTGCGGAGACACATAGCGCACCTTTGCAGGCCACCGATTCCCAGAGCGGTTCACCACCATGATACTTGGCTCACTCAGAGCGGCTTGGACTTGTTGCCAATGCATTTCAGAGATAGGCAACTCAATATCAATCGAATCACTGGAAGCCAATTCAAAGGTCACTTGCCCCGCCTCTACCCACTCTCTCGGGCTAATGTGGCGCTTCATGACTACCGCATCAAAAGGCGCGGTGATCACTGACTCTTCCACTAGCTTCTTCGCACTTACGTAAGCTTGTTTGGTTTGTTGCAGGTTAGCTTTTGCAGCAAGCATTTGAGGCTCTCTACGAGCAAAAGACGAACTCGTTTTCGGGTTCAGCATTTTTAACGCGACCGTTTGCTCATGCTTAACCTGCTTCAACTCCAATTCCGCTTGTTTCAATGAGCTCAACGCCTGAGCCAAATTAGCATCAACTGCGCTAGTATCTAACCTTGCTAACACATCGCCTTTGTTAACCAAATCCCCCGGTTCAACGCTTTCATCTAGCCATTTCAACTGTGCGCTACTGGACGCTTTCAACTGCACAGGCCAACGAGCAGCAGTTACACCTAATACCGTTAGCGTCGATTGATGCTGTGATGGTGTCACCTCTAACACTGAAACTGGGGCAAGGACGGCTTCTTTCTTCACTGGCTGGGTAGCTTCAGGTTCCAATTCATCTACGACAATCAAGGCGATAAAGATAGCCGCACAACCGACTAATACCGAAAGTGGCTTTTTAAATTTCATAAGGCATCTCCTTGGTAGCCTGTTGGACGGAGGTATGATTGAGTCGTTGACTAATTTCAGTAAGACGAGAAAGGGTTTGTAGCGTGATTGGTAGCATCACTGCGGTTTCAACAAACTCCAGTGAATAAGTGACGATGGAGAACACTTGACCAGCAGTCGGCTCGATAAGCTGACTCACCATCCATAAATTGCCGATGACCGCGCCAAACAACACGATAAAGATCAGGCCATAGACAACAGCTTCGGTGTCTGAGAGCTTGATTTCACACTGTTTTAGTCGTTCAAAGTGCCAACGAAGCGCGGACAAGCGAACGCCACTCAGCAATTGAACTTGCTGTTCCACTTGATCATTAAACTGGCCATTAAGTTGGGTAAAGGTTCGGTGGAACACGCCATAGATCGCGAGCATCGACAGCCCTGCAAACAACATGCAAAGCGCCAATGAAAAATGGAATGTAGAGAGAATCACCACAGTCGCAACAAGCTGAACCACGGCCGTCATCAAAGCAGGTAAATCGTCTTCTAAGAAATCAACCAACTCACGCGACATGGTGAGTCGAGCATCTTTGGTTGATACAGATAAGCTACGCAGGTTTCGCTCCACGATATTCGCCAGTGTGACCCGAATCGCCCCATAAACACGGGTATCGTAAAACCGACGAACGACACTGATGATCACCAGTACAAAAAGAATCAGTGCCAACATCATCAAAGGCTGAAAGCTTTGGTTTAACACGCCGTCGATGGCGTAACCAATAAACAACGGCAACAGAATAAGCATCACGTTTTCAGCTAAGACCATTAACCAAGTCGCAGCAACCTTTAATGGGTTAAGCCGAATAATCGTCAGTAGAGAGATGGGATATTTGAATAGCATTATTGAGCCCATAAATGAATATGGCGTCAGTATTACCAATTCGGCATGGGAAAAAGTGTCCCAAATTGCTGTGTTAGGTAGGTAGTTTACAATTAACCACGGTTATCTTTTATTTACCAAAGGTCCCTTATTGTCACTCATAAGAAACGTTAGTGTGGACAGTGGTAACTATCTAGATATGTATTGCTATTTGATGGTGAACCTAATCAACATATTAATACACTAGGCGCTGCAGTTGTGGCGTTTTATTACAGGGGAATAGCTAGTGAAACTAACATTTCAATAAGAAGTCGATGAGCAAAACGAGAGGTGTACCGGCACACCCGACAGTACGTTTATTCGTTACGTATTGTCGGGCGAAAAATTGAATTAACTGGTTAGCGCTTCTTCAAACACACCTAACTCGCGACCAAGCCACGTAGCACGAACGGTATGATCTAAGGTCTCTTCGCCCCCCGTTACTGGGTGAATCAGCACTGACATATCTCCTCGTGCTTGCTCAAGCCACTCAACAAATCCAGATTCTTTATTAACAAAATGGACCTCAAACATTGGCATTTTATGTGGGCCTACCAAGCGCTGTATCAATGGATAAACCTCTAATACATCCTTACGCTCTGTAATAATTTTCTGACGTAGTGTCTCAGCTTGCTCTGCAAATCGCAGAGGGAAATAAACGTGACCGTGGTACATGGCACCATCCTTTAGAATTATGATATCGCGATTTTATACCTAAACCGCCTTCAATAGCTAAAGATAATATAATTTGCCCGCGCCATCGATTCTAAAAAATAAAGGGGCCATGCCTAGGTTTAACGTTCTATGCCTTACCTTCAAATTAAAACTCCCCTAGATAACAAGCTTGCTCGATCTAACTGCACATTGATGTCGAACTAGCTGTGACACACTATTGAATATCAGCCCCACCAAAAACAGCGTGATGACAATGCTGGCGCCACTTGGCAAATCGTAATAAGCCGACACCGCTAAGCCCGATAAAATACCGACAGTGCCAATCCCAATACTCGCGATAAAGAAGCGAACGCCTTTATAGGCAGCTGCACATAACGCAGGAATCACCAGTAACGCAAACTCCAAATATATCCCAGTCAGCTTTACGGTGATCGGCATCAAAATAGCGAAAATAAGATAAAAGCCACTTCCCTGCATAAATTCAGGCTTTACGC
This genomic window from Vibrio toranzoniae contains:
- a CDS encoding DOPA 4,5-dioxygenase family protein, encoding MYHGHVYFPLRFAEQAETLRQKIITERKDVLEVYPLIQRLVGPHKMPMFEVHFVNKESGFVEWLEQARGDMSVLIHPVTGGEETLDHTVRATWLGRELGVFEEALTS
- a CDS encoding ABC transporter six-transmembrane domain-containing protein; the encoded protein is MLFKYPISLLTIIRLNPLKVAATWLMVLAENVMLILLPLFIGYAIDGVLNQSFQPLMMLALILFVLVIISVVRRFYDTRVYGAIRVTLANIVERNLRSLSVSTKDARLTMSRELVDFLEDDLPALMTAVVQLVATVVILSTFHFSLALCMLFAGLSMLAIYGVFHRTFTQLNGQFNDQVEQQVQLLSGVRLSALRWHFERLKQCEIKLSDTEAVVYGLIFIVLFGAVIGNLWMVSQLIEPTAGQVFSIVTYSLEFVETAVMLPITLQTLSRLTEISQRLNHTSVQQATKEMPYEI
- a CDS encoding efflux RND transporter permease subunit — protein: MSWMTKWFINNPVAANLLMMAIVISGVLAFGQLRVESFPQIAPSSISISVTYPGGTAQQIDESVTQRIEESISGIAGIKQITSQSSAGVSRVEVRKTSSTDLDKLLDDIRNQVNAINGFPVQAERPQVVRNEFTNLTAFVVVSGPRTDDELQPIAKQLEQALKKNPRISKVSNWGTRTSQLVIEPDPDQLKALGLSLEDLASLVEQRSLESRSGELISDKGRMVIRGDGYADDVQKLNQLVVISGSNGKIQLGDIAKLTRGYQYSGSIVRNNGSNAIALLVSTSQTDNLLKVSEAISETLDAQRAILPSDIELNTMADMAPYIEEQLFRLSENAWQGLIIVLILLGIFLEIRLAFWVAMGIPIALTGTLAAMQWFNYSINDITLFGFILVLGVLVDDAVVVGEAIHEKRTGNVGYSPNINGPSNINGKTAAWQGVHSVSVATVFGVLTTIAAFSPMLWVNNELAKVLAGFSAVVIFALIFSLIESKFILPSHLAQLSVKKPSTSIFAKIQNAAQGGLQWFNLNIYKPVLEFSLGYKVAFLLGFVAVIALAYGMWSNGAIRSALFPEIPGRYITAVIELEDGAPLPLQRQALLQVEQAMTQVEKGLMDDYPLQEKPVVNLLAWSDGYGEIEVTAELTNESLSLLPGNLLLKRWRENTGQIEGAYSVKFSAAEEPAGGTFLTISSNDRELASRVSEQLADTLALLKGVSDVYDDGQDGLPQVRLVLNQYGQQLGLTQAKLAQLAGEAFGEREVHRLLENGQETKVLLQYPREERRTLAQLQQAIIMLPNGGSVMMGDIAEFRHEQEPQVVYRRDREQVINLYWKQNRDLQSPEKTREQLEDTIESLHLQYPSVTIKAGGEFEEIGEVSDGFKSAMILTLLMIYILLAVPLKSYWQPMIIMAVIPFGFAGAIFGHYLMDLPISILSMFGMMAMTGIVINDSLVLITRFNSEYRQGVPLQQALVIAGTSRLRAIFLTTITTVCGLLPLLSETAEQAQYLKPAAVSLVFGELFATAVTLILIPVLLGLFCRKPPLLENLIEKEPSEQDSLEALSLDRS
- a CDS encoding efflux RND transporter periplasmic adaptor subunit encodes the protein MKFKKPLSVLVGCAAIFIALIVVDELEPEATQPVKKEAVLAPVSVLEVTPSQHQSTLTVLGVTAARWPVQLKASSSAQLKWLDESVEPGDLVNKGDVLARLDTSAVDANLAQALSSLKQAELELKQVKHEQTVALKMLNPKTSSSFARREPQMLAAKANLQQTKQAYVSAKKLVEESVITAPFDAVVMKRHISPREWVEAGQVTFELASSDSIDIELPISEMHWQQVQAALSEPSIMVVNRSGNRWPAKVRYVSPQVDSVTRQKQVVLSVEAPYQSKPRLFPNQQVQAVVNLGLKDNVVSVPLSAMTRDGYVWTLDVGNRLRKESVTLIGQGSQELDIRFNDQSDKTRRVVQYPLSSMLIGKQVEPRFNEVHSEGMLAGKSDAAQIKESNQ
- a CDS encoding helix-turn-helix domain-containing protein, producing MIDFIKDKDDSEAKLFESNPNVPENKDRMTQQSKPDYHSVPGFKLVPEIALIESLPEHLQKRFGHALTLMHEEWGERRTWEEIATESAISPYHFHRQFTELFNETPGQYLSRVRLQIAVSLLINDEPWSVIEIAQYCGFSSSQSLGKALKRELGVTAKHIREMGYNATPKETADFILRLAHPGVQSSMEKELVKSMPTELVWYPERGMKKLKLEDPDWDTVFEIYGQKSTHLMGTTPIKQMNNKWDDIDAEIGNWQVARDRYDKIVPKGYYLCSDVYLVSDVAYSTALEALFNAVNQQGLQLDVNGYLVEMIRHIDDDDVEGVTFSFQLPVLYE